The following is a genomic window from Nicotiana tabacum cultivar K326 chromosome 3, ASM71507v2, whole genome shotgun sequence.
AAGAAAATTAATGACTTGAGCCAAGGAGTACTCGACATCACTAGATACTACACTAAAATGAAGAAGTTATGGGAAGAATTGACCAATCCGAGTGCTAAATCAGTATGTAACTGTCATTGCACTTGTGGTGCAAAAGAGAACATGCACAAAGTTTAGCAAGATAGAAGACTGATACAATTCCTAATGGGCTTGAATGAGGTCTACACTGTAGTTCGAGGGAGCATTCTGATGATGAATCCCTTGCCTTCAATGGCACAGACTTTTGCCCTTCTAGTACAAGAGGAAAAGCAAAGAGAGTTTCGACCAAGGAATCAGTTGAATTTTGAGTCTAGTGCAATGAACACCAGCATTACAACTCCAAGATCATTCAGAACAAATTTCTCAGTGAATAACAGACCTAGGCCCTATTGTGACTTCTGCAAGAAACAAGGTCACACCAAGGAAAAGTGCTTCAAACTTCATGGATATTCACAGCTATTTAATCGACAAGGAGCTcaaagttacaactcaaacaACTATAATCAGTATCCCAAGAACAATAGAGGAATGAACATTACAGCAAATGTTGTGGCTTGTGCACAAGCTATGCCATCTGATACAATGTCAAACCAATAAGAAGATCTAGAGAATCAAGGAGGCAACAACAACCAGAATGTATACCTCTCAAAGGAGCAATATGATCAAGTGGTGAGACTCCTGCAACACTTTCACAGTGATGGAACATGGGACAGTTCCAACACAAATCCAACCAATGCAACAATGAATTTTGCAGGTATTGTGACTTGTACTTCTTTTATAGATTTTGACAAACTGTCATGCAAATATTTTCAAGCAAAGGCTGACTTAtggattctggacttaggagcctCACACCACATGACCTTCAACAAAACACACTTACAGAACATAGTTACTTTACCCTATTCTTTACTTGTGAAACT
Proteins encoded in this region:
- the LOC142177003 gene encoding uncharacterized protein LOC142177003, translating into MVTSWILNSLAKEIADSVEYVDTLVELWRELEDHYDQTNGAKLYQIQKKINDLSQGVLDITRYYTKMKKLWEELTNPSAKSTFALLVQEEKQREFRPRNQLNFESSAMNTSITTPRSFRTNFSVNNRPRPYCDFCKKQGHTKEKCFKLHGYSQLFNRQGAQSYNSNNYNQYPKNNRGMNITANVVACAQAMPSDTMSNQ